A region from the Aricia agestis chromosome 12, ilAriAges1.1, whole genome shotgun sequence genome encodes:
- the LOC121732306 gene encoding uncharacterized protein LOC121732306, whose amino-acid sequence MYKYVVLLCLVIGTSAIYPYFDTQDFIYNVPKVYRISLTLDKLLEYYEKKPSKDPEWYISLGLARGTLEYTINELDKSVPEKLKENLQNITRRMDRIRNSTDLSKMVYRSKDYEYVAKVIFENLEILSTIMEPLTLGTMGTQKPYRFDFEQYVQEARTKMPTRKVADVCMMQLLISAMETQSMQGDEACELTAECKAQIFDGSGLAYQQTSRVRAMVLARLFGCMENVDISAKIYKLCIQIYKETKSLERWDHPPGTRTLFMQQIALCASQGYGEFIKPRWMNKIISWQEPKGCYSDDRQPFLKLTGFVGPTAAAPPKDREEQYRVKKVASSEGGTCNSLSSAMALQSLVIYMRALMETDQAFQYDVLE is encoded by the exons ATGTACAAATATGTGGTATTATTATGCCTGGTGATTGGAACTTCTGCAATCTATCCATACTTTGATACTCAGGATTTCATTTACAACGTCCCAAAAGTGTATAGGATATCGCTTACTCTTGACAAACTATTGGAATACTACGAAAAGAAGCCTTCAAAAGATCCTGAATGGTACATATCTTTGGGATTAGCTAGAG gAACTTTGGAATACACAATAAATGAACTGGATAAATCGGTGCCGGAGAAGCTCAAGGAAAACTTACAGAACATCACCAGACGTATGGATAGAATTAGAAACAGCACCGACCTCAGCAAAATGGTTTATCGCAGTAAGGACTACGAATATG TTGCGAAAGTAATATTTGAAAACTTGGAGATACTGTCGACGATAATGGAGCCGCTAACTCTCGGCACGATGGGCACGCAGAAACCTTACCGTTTTGACTTCGAACAGTACGTCCAGGAAGCGAGGACTAAAATGCCGACCAGGAAAGTTGCAG ATGTCTGTATGATGCAGTTGCTCATATCCGCCATGGAGACTCAGAGTATGCAGGGTGACGAAGCCTGTGAGCTGACGGCGGAATGTAAGGCGCAGATATTTGACGGTTCCGGTCTCGCCTACCAACAGACCAGCAGAGTCCGCGCAATGGTCCTAGCGCGCCTCTTCGGTTGTATGGAAAACGTGGACATATCCGCGAAGAtatacaagctatgtatacaaATATACAAGGAAACCAAATCGTTGGAGAGATGGGACCATCCTCCTGGCACGAGGACGCTGTTCATGCAACAGA tcgCATTATGCGCATCTCAAGGATACGGCGAGTTCATAAAGCCGAGGTGGATGAACAAGATAATATCCTGGCAGGAGCCCAAGGGCTGCTACTCCGATGATCGTCAGCCATTTCTCAAGTTGACTGGCTTTGTTGGTCCCACTGCTGCTGCACCACCGAAAGACAGAGAG gaGCAATACCGCGTGAAGAAAGTAGCGTCATCCGAAGGTGGTACTTGCAACTCTCTGTCGTCAGCGATGGCGCTGCAAAGTCTAGTGATCTACATGCGGGCGCTCATGGAAACTGATCAGGCCTTCCAGTATGACGTCTTGGAATAA
- the LOC121732707 gene encoding dynein regulatory complex subunit 2-like, whose protein sequence is MGLSLKQIRQQAMNLSNAKGGNREKVLIRTKIQEVNREIEIHARIKDELAEFFKEKVSKIKEPVLRPLEAVAEENKNILNKRFRREEHFNENISMSQKLADAHLQILIYDANYKAESQKCTQRGIHSMTEQDKRKRNANKRGIVHQYFLKAFLDMRNEYRSIFRSYVNNTTDINKEVRKLREKDKVLAGIIAAQAVQLQQSDGMIKQLRSDLQAIESIQRTELHDRINNYRDACKRLKVILSEVRKSDDKQIKFLVSESNAAIDWLKSTRKKGEAILKLAALSRKYETLREKVIPFANELPTEDLTQELEEPIKYTLTKNIFTNNCGLTRLWQRISNAKLSYKALNHEKLLLEYENTILTQKVKENLSNKCVNNLIVTLDGVLEVQKYIIQYNTN, encoded by the exons ATGGGGCTATCGTTAAAACAAATAAGGCAACAGGCAATGAATCTTAGCAATGCTAAGGGCGGCAATAGAGAAAAAGTACTAATACGAACAAAAATTCAGGAGGTCAATCGTGAAATAGAAATACACGCTAGAATAAAAGATGAACTGGCGGAATTCTTTAAGGAAAAAGTTTCCAAAATAAAGGAGCCTGTTTTGAGAC CTCTAGAAGCTGTCGCTGAAGAGAACAAAAACATATTAAACAAGCGATTTAGACGTGAAGaacattttaatgaaaatatatcTATGAGCCAAAAATTAGCAGATGCACACCTCCAAATACTGATTTATGATGCCAACTATAAAGCTGAATCTCAAAAATGCACTCAGAGAGGCATACATTCAATGACGGAACAAGATAAACGTAAGAGAAATGCTAATAAACGCGGGATCGTGCATCAGTATTTTTTGAAAGCGTTCCTCGACATGCGGAATGAATATAGAAGTATTTTTAGGTCGTATGTTAATAATACTACCGATATTAATAAAGAAGTGCGGAAATTAAGAGAAAAAGATAAAGTTCTGGCAGGCATTATAGCAGCTCAAGCAGTACAATTGCAACAGAGCGATGGCATGATAAAACAACTCCGGTCAGACTTACAAGCTATAGAATCTATACAACGGACAGAGCTACATGATCGTATCAACAATTATAGGGATGCGTGTAAACgactaaaagtaattttaagtgAAGTTCGTAAGTCAGATGATAAGCAGATTAAGTTTCTAGTCAGTGAATCTAATGCTGCAATAGATTGGCTGAAATCCACCCGCAAAAAAGGTGAAGCGATATTAAAACTAGCAGCACTATCCCGGAAATATGAAACACTGAGGGAGAAAGTGATACCTTTTGCTAATGAACTACCGACTGAAGATTTAACACAGGAACTAGAAGAACCAATTAAGTACACTTTGACAAAGaatatttttacaaacaatTGTGGCTTGACGAGATTATGGCAAAGAATATCAAACGCCAAACTGTCGTATAAAGCTCTAAACCATGAAAAACTATTGTTAGAATatgaaaatacaatattaaCTCAAAAAGTTAAAGAAAACCTCAGCAACAAAtgtgttaataatttaattgttaCTTTGGATGGGGTTTTAgaagtacaaaaatatataatacagtATAATACTAATTAG
- the LOC121732303 gene encoding uncharacterized protein LOC121732303, which produces MVRHYKRIKEKSYSERQIEEAVDAVKKNNMTLSQAAQLFGIPRTTISFRLNHCVMKRAGHPTVFTPDFEKKMAHCLHIMEKHGFPITRKEASVLISEYVRQNGLVTPFKNQIPGKDWFHSFQKRNELSIKKPQNVEIARKNACDPFIIYGFLDLLERVLQELELKEKPKQIYNLDETSICNDPTKGKIIGKKGFKATRTTSGPGRNNTTVLLSTNACGDKIPPLIIFQGKYLWNQWIYSDEQVKTAYAASEKGWMETPIFEKYIRDVFVPAIGTERPVLLIFDGHKTHVSLGVIEYAASQDITIIKLPPHTSHVLQPLDLSTMKPLKDRWEAELITWQRRHIGSRLPKNEFARILTNIWSEMNPVILANGFRKSGVYPFDRDAIPKELFDPVKYKKWENRDVLSPAPCEAELTLPGPSSISLERKIIINDDSEKGSVLLPCDAELTKPGPSSRSQNQEHDEHLLQSLGNTGLSEPVPSLMSLTIKIINEGPNQIEKHEQHALDHNTPEKPDAGKRNKEKPIKVSCIIATATEKQKENTEEFENKEINTEEPINKLQELKQNRRKIKTYPSKRNGKNIKMSTTTEIQKNKTEDKENQEINRGEPIYEQELNKSESRREKKTYPEKKTIPKTEDPNNVQPENKIQRIKCTDEKSKTEELTKNNKAELTKNPIILEIPKRFKNTNLPSTLQILDAKTIPSQKKSHEYISFEELLLQTISKSDSPVPRKKRITNSNAEVLTYKDVIERMKKEENEKQHNSSKRIRSKGDKKTEKNKQKKKQKKSVTKIRSKVDKKKHSDTDSNSTCSFECVDESDDDAESFYKNILDQLSDEENVNEPSTANVDADFTGASHEGSNVKTGQFLLAKFYTKKGKKTYKYVCRVEEVYEDKIVVLGFKSKNKQNNVFNEVKNDISIIEYKDIQEYLPSPQVRGEDFIFPCKIEIFEL; this is translated from the coding sequence ATGGTCCGACATTATAAGAggattaaagaaaaaagttattCAGAACGGCAAATAGAAGAAGCAGTTGAcgctgttaaaaaaaataatatgacgcTTAGCCAAGCGGCACAATTATTCGGAATACCGAGAACTACAATTTCTTTTAGATTAAACCATTGTGTGATGAAAAGAGCTGGACACCCAACAGTTTTTACTCCagactttgaaaaaaaaatggcgcaTTGCTTGCACATAATGGAAAAACACGGCTTCCCAATAACAAGAAAGGAAGCATCTGTATTGATATCAGAATATGTGCGCCAAAATGGCTTGGTCACACCTTTTAAGAACCAAATTCCAGGAAAAGATTGGTTTCACTCCTTTCAGAAGAGGAATGAACTTTCTATAAAAAAACCACAAAATGTAGAAATTGCAAGAAAAAACGCTTGCGACCCTTTCattatttatggttttttaGATTTATTGGAGAGGGTACTACAAGAATTAGAGTTAAAGGAAAAACCCAAACAAATCTACAATTTGGACGAAACATCCATTTGCAATGACCCAACTAAGGGTAAGATTATaggaaaaaaaggttttaaggCCACTAGAACAACCAGCGGACCTGGACGCAATAACACAACCGTTCTTTTATCTACAAATGCTTGTGGAGACAAAATTCCTCCATTGATTATATTCCAGGGAAAGTATCTCTGGAATCAATGGATTTACTCAGATGAACAAGTTAAAACCGCTTACGCGGCAAGCGAAAAGGGCTGGATGGAGACTCCTATATTTGAAAAGTATATAAGAGATGTTTTTGTCCCCGCGATAGGTACAGAGAGACCAGTCCTCTTAATATTTGATGGACACAAAACACATGTAAGTTTGGGTGTGATAGAATACGCGGCTTCTCAagatataacaataattaaacttCCACCACATACCTCTCACGTATTGCAGCCGCTGGATTTAAGCACCATGAAACCCTTAAAGGATAGATGGGAAGCTGAATTAATAACATGGCAGAGGCGTCATATTGGGTCACGGTTACCTAAAAATGAATTTGCACGAATTCTCACTAATATATGGAGTGAGATGAACCCCGTCATTTTGGCTAATGGGTTCAGAAAAAGTGGAGTTTATCCATTTGACCGCGACGCTATTCCTAAAGAATTATTCGAtccagtaaaatataaaaaatgggaGAACCGCGACGTTTTGAGCCCTGCGCCTTGCGAAGCTGAGCTTACACTACCAGGACCAAGTTCAATATCTTTGGAacgcaaaataataattaatgacgaTTCAGAAAAAGGCTCTGTGCTATTGCCTTGCGACGCTGAACTGACAAAACCAGGACCGAGTTCGAGATCACAAAACCAGGAACATGATGAACATCTATTGCAGTCGCTCGGCAACACTGGGCTATCAGAGCCAGTACCAAGTTTAATGAGtttgacaataaaaataattaatgaaggCCCAAATCAAATAGAAAAACACGAACAACATGCCCTTGACCACAACACTCCAGAAAAACCAGACGCAGGTAAGagaaataaagaaaaacctATTAAAGTTTCATGCATTATAGCAACGGCGAccgaaaaacaaaaagaaaatactgaagaatttgaaaataaagaaattaatacAGAAGAACCAATAAACAAACTACAAGAACTAAAACAGAACCggagaaaaattaaaacatatccAAGTAAAAGAAAcggcaaaaatattaaaatgtcaacAACAAccgaaatacaaaaaaataaaactgaagACAAAGAAAATCAAGAGATTAATAGGGGAGAACCAATATACGAGCAAGAACTGAACAAAAGTGAAAGccgaagagaaaaaaaaacatacccagaaaaaaaaactataccaaAAACAGAAGATCCTAATAATGTGCAACcagaaaataaaattcaaagaaTAAAATGTACCGATGAAAAAAGCAAAACAGAAGAACTAACGAAGAACAATAAGGCAGAACTAACAAAAAATCCAATAATTTTAGAAATACCAAAACGATTCAAAAACACTAACCTCCCATCTACATTACAAATTTTAGACGCTAAAACTATTCCATCTCAGAAAAAAAGTCATGAATATATTTCATTTGAAGAACTTTTATTGCAAACTATATCTAAGAGTGATTCCCCCGTGCCTCGAAAAAAGCGAATCACAAATAGCAATGCAGAAGTTTTAACATATAAAGATGTGATAGAACGTatgaaaaaagaagaaaatgaaaaacaacACAATAGCTCAAAGAGGATAAGATCTAAAGGtgataaaaaaacagaaaaaaataagcaaaagaaaaaacaaaaaaaatcggttACCAAAATAAGGTctaaagttgataaaaaaaagcATTCAGATACCGACAGCAACAGCACATGTTCATTTGAGTGTGTTGATGAGTCTGATGATGATGCAGagagtttttataaaaacattcTTGATCAGCTATCTGATGAGGAAAATGTTAATGAACCATCTACAGCTAATGTTGATGCTGACTTTACTGGAGCTAGTCATGAAGGTTCCAATGTAAAAACGGGACAATTTCTCTTAGCCAAATTTTATaccaaaaaaggaaaaaaaacatataaatatGTTTGTCGTGTAGAAGAAGTCTATgaagataaaattgttgtgcTTGGATTCAAGTCGAAGAATAAGCAAAATAACGTTTTTAACGAGGTCAAAAATGATATATCTATCATAGAATACAAGGACATTCAAGAATATCTTCCATCTCCGCAAGTGAGGGGAGAAGATTTTatatttccctgtaaaattgaAATTTTCGAATTGTAA